A window of the Sabethes cyaneus chromosome 1, idSabCyanKW18_F2, whole genome shotgun sequence genome harbors these coding sequences:
- the LOC128733685 gene encoding BTB/POZ domain-containing protein KCTD9, which yields MSSKKFSSSATSNRSPVDDCLPSTSGCSNSKQIVNTPTSPTKDSIKTLGVTAEPTPYKWVSLNVGGKVFTTTLSTLLNKEPRSMLARMFAQEDAMCPSDKDSQGAYLIDRSSQYFEPILNYLRHGQLIYDGHLSLEGILEEAKFFGIEGLIPQLESLVQQQQAATMEDMPLSRRDVISALIKTSQMTELRFQGVNLAGADLRKLDLRHINFKYACLQRCNLSLANLNYCCLERADLSFANLEGAQLLSVKGLCANMEGANLQGCNFEDPTGVRSNLEGVNLKGACLENSNMAGVNLRVANLRNANLKNCNLRAAVLAGADLERCNLSGSDLQEANLRGANFKDAQLELMLTPLHMSQAIR from the exons ATGAGCTCGAAAAAATTTTCCTCGTCTGCAACGAGTAATCGTTCGCCAGTCGATGACTGTCTGCCTTCTACTTCTGGGTGTAGCAATTCCAAGCAAATAGTCAACACTCCAACATCTCCTACTAAAGATAGCATTAAAACTCTGGGCGTGACCGCGGAACCAACCCCCTATAAATGGGTTAGTTTAAATGTTGGTGGAAAGGTTTTCACGACAACGTTGAGCACTTTGCTTAACAAGGAACCGCGAAGTATGCTGGCTCGGATGTTTGCCCAGGAGGATGCCATGTGTCCTAGTGATAAGGACAGTCAGGGCGCGTACTTAATCGACCGGAGCTCGCAATACTTTGAACCGATTCTGAATTACCTGCGTCACGGACAGTTGATCTACGATGGCCATCTGAGTTTGGAAGGAATTCTGGAGGAGGCCAAATTTTTCggtattgaaggtttgataCCGCAATTGGAAAGTTTGGTTCAACAGCAGCAGGCTGCCACTATGGAGGATATGCCGCTTTCGCGGCGGGATGTCATCAGTGCTCTAATCAAGACTTCCCAGATGACGGAACTGCGATTTCAGGGTGTCAACCTAGCGGGTGCGGATTTGCGAAAGCTGGATCTGCGCCATATCAATTTTAAGTATGCATGTTTGCAGCGATGCAACCTATCGCTGGCTAACTTGAACTACTGCTGCCTGGAGCGAGCGGATCTCAGCTTTGCCAATCTGGAAGGCGCCCAGCTGCTGTCGGTGAAGGGCCTGTGCGCTAACATGGAAGGTGCCAATTTGCAGGGTTGCAACTTCGAAGATCCGACCGGGGTGCGCAGCAACCTGGAAGGAGTCAATCTGAAGGGTGCCTGCTTGGAGAACAGTAATATGGCCGGTGTCAACTTGCGGGTTGCTAATTTGCGGAATGCAAATTTGAAGAATTGCAATCTGCGAGCTGCGGTTCTGGCTGGGGCTGATTTGGAA CGTTGCAACCTTTCCGGGAGTGACCTGCAGGAGGCCAATCTACGTGGTGCTAACTTCAAGGATGCTCAGCTAGAATTGATGCTAACTCCGTTGCACATGTCCCAAGCGATTCGTTAG
- the LOC128740537 gene encoding methenyltetrahydrofolate synthase domain-containing protein: MATEGQNESLPATEQSVPAEDKPKEITKRTIRLETWHKIKELKPLRRYSVFNKIPNFVGSEKAAELLAETEEFKNANSIKVNIDMAQEPIKLEVVKHHKTLFVPPAQKSPNVYAKIKNCNPDELDLVTQKKIIKLQGSEDTFEEIDINGIEKLDMVVVGSCAVDRLGHRIGKGNGYVDLDVGILIYLGVITKDTLIVTTVHDLQVYETLPENLFKTYDLPLDLIVTPTEVIRVEKRLTRPAGIEWNLLSSRRLEIVPVLKEIKEREEKSGKVIELKSEDTDVESYQQKARQRRSFLRPQSNNRRRRRSDRRVSEKQQNGTAESHDDGDGNDKTDGEGEDGKSKQRQHKRKPRNFRRGPRRSGKEAGESGAERSEGEDNSKKENAGEGGDRKKGGQRRDRRGGNQKGERKFSRVERDLCIRVTNISRSMRIKDLKQELRNRDCNPIFITWNGFYGKCYLHFQKKQDQNDEQQGAELLKQLENLTFTVTPREKEGEPVGEPKQVTLTCEIMKRKDGGGGDASSPSAPTTNGTVLEGSRIETTDVTSV, from the exons ATGGCGACGGAAGGCCAAAACGAGTCACTGCCAGCTACGGAACAATCGGTCCCAGCGGAAGACAAAC caaAAGAAATAACCAAACGCACAATCCGGCTGGAAACATGGCATAAGATAAAGGAACTGAAGCCGTTGCGGCGCTACTCCGTGTTCAACAAGATTCCCAATTTTGTTGGTTCCGAGAAGGCCGCCGAACTGCTCGCCGAAACGGAGGAATTCAAAAATGCAA ATTCCATCAAGGTAAACATTGACATGGCCCAGGAACCGATCAAGCTGGAGGTAGTCAAACACCACAAAACGCTGTTCGTACCGCCAGCTCAGAAATCGCCGAACGTGTACGCAAAGATCAAGAACTGCAACCCTGACGAGCTGGACCTGGTTACCCAGAAGAAGATAATCAAACTGCAGGGCAGCGAGGACACGTTCGAAGAAATCG ATATCAACGGTATTGAAAAGCTGGATATGGTTGTGGTGGGATCCTGTGCAGTTGACAGACTGGGCCACCGAATCGGCAAAGGCAACGGCTATGTAGATTTGGACGTTGGCATTCTCATATATCTGGGAGTAATCACGAAGGACACCCTAATCGTGACCACAGTTCACGACCTGCAGGTGTACGAAACATTGCcggaaaatttgttcaaaaccTACGATCTACCGCTGGACCTGATTGTGACACCGACCGAAGTGATTCGCGTTGAAAAGCGCCTGACGCGCCCCGCCGGTATCGAGTGGAATCTGCTTTCGTCGAGACGTCTTGAGATCGTTCCAGTTCTGAAGGAAATTAAGGAACGAGAAGAGAA GTCGGGCAAGGTCATTGAACTGAAATCAGAAGATACTGACGTGGAAAGTTACCAGCAGAAGGCACGCCAGCGGCGGTCATTCCTGCGCCCACAGTCAAACAATCGCCGACGAAGACGTTCCGATCGAAGGGTAAGTGAAAAGCAACAGAACGGTACGGCCGAAAGTCACGATGACGGCGATGGCAACGATAAAACCGATGGCGAAGGAGAGGACGGCAAATCGAAACAGCGTCAGCATAAACGCAAGCCCCGTAATTTCCGCCGTGGACCACGACGATCCGGCAAGGAAGCGGGTGAATCCGGTGCGGAGAGATCAGAAGGGGAAGATAACAGCAAGAAAGAAAATGCGGGTGAAGGCGGAGATCGCAAGAAAGGAGGACAGCGTCGTGATCGCCGCGGTGGAAATCAGAAGGGCGAGCGTAAATTTAGCCGCGTCGAGCGGGATTTGTGTATAAGAGTAACGAATATTAGCCGCTCGATGAGAATTAAGGACCTCAAGCAGGAGCTGCGTAATCGGGATTGCAATCCGATTTTCATTACCTGGAATGGTTTCTACGGTAAGTGCTACCTGCATTTCCAGAAGAAGCAGGATCAGAACGACGAGCAGCAGGGAGCGGAACTGTTGAAGCAGCTGGAAAATTTGACGTTTACTGTGACGCCGCGTGAGAAAGAGG